TGGATCCCACCAAGGTGGATGCAGATGTTGTTTTCTCGGCATTGCCTTCAAGCCTTGCAAAAACCGTGGAAGCAGATTTTGCAAAAAAGGGTTTCGCTGTGGCAAGTAATGCCTCTGCATATCGTATGGAGAAAGATGTTCCCCTTGTGGTGCCGGAAGTCAATGCTGATCATCTTGGACTCATAGAAGTCCAGCAGGATAACAGAGGTTGGGATGGATATATCATTACTAATCCTAACTGTTCTACAATAATGCTGGTAGCTACGCTAAAACCGCTCATGAAATTCGGCATCCAGAATGTGAACGTGGCTACAATGCAGGCTATATCCGGTGCAGGTTATGAGGGTGTGGCATCAATGGCCATTCTCGACAATGTGATACCCTATATAGGAAGCGAAGAAGAGAAAATGGAAACTGAGCCTCTCAAGCTCCTGGGTGAGTTTAACGGCTCAGAGATTATAGATGCTGATTTTAAATTAAGTGCTGCTTGCAACAGAGTACCTGTTATGGACGGGCACACTGAAACAGTGTGGATTACCATGCGGGATGATCCCACCCCTGAGCAGGTAAGACAGGCATTCCTCAATTTCAATCCTCATCTAGGGGACTTGCCCACCGAACCTGACCAGGTGCTCATAGTAAGGGATGAGCCTGACAGGCCACAGCCCCGTCTTGATCGCAATATGGGTAATGGAATGAGTATAAGCGTCGGACGTATCAGGGAAGGTATACGCTACGTTCTTATGGGACACAACACTATTAGAGGAGCGGCTGGTGCCAGTGTGCTCAATGCTGAGCTCCTGCACAAACAGGGTAAACTTTAAAAATAATAACTCAAGAGTACAATGCTCCGCCTGATTATGTTCTTGCTGGCAGTTTCACTGTCAATTGGAATAATATCAGGCGGTATAACATCAGATGTGAGAAATACTATTTTTGAACTTGAGTTAGTATCACTATCGGAGATCGTAAAAAATCCAGCTTCTTATGATAGCACAATGGCCTATCGCAAGATAAGCGTTGTTGGAAATGTTTCGGTGATGGATAAGCACCTCATAGCCATCTCTCAGGATGGTTATGAACTAAAAGTGGATCGCACAAATGACAAGCTGTTTTCTGGTTTCAATATGGGAGATGGTATCAAGATTACAGGTCAGTTCTTGTATGATTCCATGGGAACCAGCATATTTTATCCCAAGTATGTTCTGCATTATCCCACTGTATACATGGCTGATGTAAATATAAGCGGTATTATTTCTGATCCAAGTTGTTTCAATGGAAAATATGTTACTGTAACTGGCAACATAACTGATATCAGATCAACGATGGGTGAGTATATTATAAATCTTGCAAGTCTGGATGATGGTCAGAACCTACGTGTATCTTACTTGGGATCCACTGAAGTTAAAGCCGGAGATATAGTAAGTGTAACTGGTCTTGTTAACGGTGCTACACTGTACAGTGAACAAATGGGAAAGCACTCTCCTCTGTCCATAAGCACGTTCATACCCGGTTTTACATTTCTTTGGACTCTATTAATCATAGGATTACTGGTCATATATATCAAGTATGAATGACTTAAATTCCCAGGATTATCATGTTAATTGCATTATCAGTTGGTGGATCCATTCTTGCAAAGGACTTGAGTCCTGAGAGCTTCCGTGCCTATGCCGAAGTGCTCAAAAGCTTGGCTAAAGAACATAAACTTGTAGTCGTTACTGGCGGCGGTGTTGCTGCTAGGGATTATATCAGGATTGCAAGGAGCTTGGGAGCTAATGAAACAGAATCTGATTACATTGGCATCTCAATAACCCGTTTGAATGCGCAGTTACTTATTACTGCATTGGGAGATGATGCATATCCGGAGCCTCCATGTGATTACAAGGAAGCCTGGAAAGCACTTTCCTCAGGCAAGATCGTTGTTATGGGAGGTGTAATCCCAGGACAGACCACCGATGCTGTGACGGCTATTGTAGCTGAATATCTTCAAGCTGACCTTATTGTTATTGCGACATCCGTTGACGGCGTATATTCCGCTGATCCAAAGAAGGATCCTAATGCGGTCAAATATAAGACAATTACAGCTAAAGAACTTGTGAATATAGTGATCTCCACTGAGATGAAAGCCGGTTCCCAGTCGCCTGTAGATCCCCTGGCAGCCAAGATCATAGAGCGCTCAAACATTAATACCATTGTTATGCATGGAGCAGACCCTGAGAAAGTAGCAGATGTAATTATGCAGGAAAGTATTGGCTCCACATCTAAAGAAGTTCATCTTGGCACAAGGATCGTAGGGTAAACTTCTGTGGTCAGCATGAGGCTCATACCATTTCTTACT
This DNA window, taken from Methanomethylovorans hollandica DSM 15978, encodes the following:
- the asd gene encoding aspartate-semialdehyde dehydrogenase, with translation MAEPIRAGILGATGAVGQRFIQALADHPWFEITSLAASERSAGKKYKNAANWRLDEKLPDEVADMEIVSVDPTKVDADVVFSALPSSLAKTVEADFAKKGFAVASNASAYRMEKDVPLVVPEVNADHLGLIEVQQDNRGWDGYIITNPNCSTIMLVATLKPLMKFGIQNVNVATMQAISGAGYEGVASMAILDNVIPYIGSEEEKMETEPLKLLGEFNGSEIIDADFKLSAACNRVPVMDGHTETVWITMRDDPTPEQVRQAFLNFNPHLGDLPTEPDQVLIVRDEPDRPQPRLDRNMGNGMSISVGRIREGIRYVLMGHNTIRGAAGASVLNAELLHKQGKL
- the pyrH gene encoding UMP kinase, with translation MLIALSVGGSILAKDLSPESFRAYAEVLKSLAKEHKLVVVTGGGVAARDYIRIARSLGANETESDYIGISITRLNAQLLITALGDDAYPEPPCDYKEAWKALSSGKIVVMGGVIPGQTTDAVTAIVAEYLQADLIVIATSVDGVYSADPKKDPNAVKYKTITAKELVNIVISTEMKAGSQSPVDPLAAKIIERSNINTIVMHGADPEKVADVIMQESIGSTSKEVHLGTRIVG